ggcataattcaatctgccacgtgtaaatcgtccacccggagctgatgttacgagtctccacctctctAGCCCGAGCTAATCAGAGATTTAACAGTCTAATCGAAGGTAGCGGGTCAGCAGTATGGACATCACGAGCTggcactacatcaagctcgaggtgcatCATAGATCtaatgtgacgccccacgtcactatggttgctttctggaatgacgactggccctacaaaccaagacaagtctttccagcgtgctttgtcctcaggaggtcacccatccctagattactccaggccacacacgcttaaccatggagttctcaagtgatgggctaccgaaaagaagatgcaccttcctgatataggtagtacctatcaatccatttaagccctcttcaactgtgtagtcccatacctacacagtcttagaatcattacacttgaccttccccaggcggtgtgggattgcacagcttacccggtctttccccttacggatcacgggattttgactgtcacatctaacacccgaatccttgtaaaggctaccacgcaatgtaaacgtgaacatatcagacatcacgtgtctatttcattcctgaattctcagacacgcagtataaacgtgcgtgttcaggcaccccatgactggtttgggccatgcggcccattatccccccttacctattgattagaccacacctcactgtcaggttttaggaattaatcatcagtgtcacataaatgacatgatgggtaagaaggtcacgggatgaccccctttaccaatgcccaggtatcctctccctataaataccaagaccctgggcgttgcaaggggttggcatattttttgtaaagaaacaccctgtaaggaattgttaagagagatcaataatattgactggtggactagagagattttaaccttcgaaccacctaaaaagaaaggagtgataatCTTTCTATGATACTAATTTCTCCAGTTTAGAGTTACGACATTTTCATATtatggttcattatttagcactaatccatcctgtttattcgtataattatctgttggcgaagaaccgcgtcaacaatatgcAATTATGGTTTGGCTATATGAAGTTTGCTTTATGTTGATGATTGGTTTGACTCTCCTTATTGGGCGTTAGCTCACCCCCTTTTTCCTCTCCATAGACAAGAATTGATCATGTGATGGCATGGCGGGTTGGGGACCGTTCCAAGAAGGTGTATGTACTCTGTGAGGGGATCGCATGAACAATGACGATCCTAGAATACTGTAGCAAAATTCTGttttatgatatttatgttgggacatattttattaaattgcatgttttagtattttttttttttttgaaactcgGATCCgaatcatttataaagactactttcttttgcatttaaaatatttattcaaaGAATATGTCCTGGTCAAATTAGAGTGTCGCATATATAAATTtcaatgttataaaatattatgataataatatacaaTCTTAAtgttttactaattatattaatatgaattcaaatattataaaatattattattataataatatttaatacttatattaatataaatttgaatattataaaatattattacaataacaatatataaaacatactcttaatttttattaaaaaaaattcatttaggtttaaaaaatatttatatgatgatgatacaaatttaataaaaataattaataaattttataaataaaactaaactaaTGTGTAGGTAGCTTGTTTCTACTCCCCTGCataggggtgttcattggatgacatccaatgtttttaagcccatccgatccgatccaatcatccaattggatgttggatttttagaaccgatccgatccaatcatcttgaaccaaccgatccgatccgatccaatggaTGATTAGATCAGTTCGGTTCCATCCATTGGATGCACCCATTGGTTATccgttggatcggatcggatccatccgatcttttaaaacctttatttaggcttatttttttttaaaaaaaatattatttcaattataaaaacactaattactcatccaaataataaaaatatttaattgtaatgatttagaagtttacaacacaaatctaatataaaattaaaaacataagtcttaataatttgtaggaatccaacataaaattacaataatacatcataattaaataaaaaagtttagtacatcaaatataatatatgtaaacagtaaatgtaataaaatataatatattttaactttaaaaaatatatataatatattttaactttaaaaaatatatataatatattttttatcttaatattaattggatggtattggatcattattggattggatcggtcggttggattcattggatttacatgtcatccaagaaccgaccgatccaatattggatttttaaaaatgtcatccgATCTAATTCAATCATGATTGGATATCTAATTTTTAGCGGTCGGTTGACATTGGATCGGTCGATTTGTTATTGGATCGGATCGTTTCTGCACAGCCCTACCCTGCACAAGGGGACTTATACATTAACTATCTTGTAATAggcttaatttatatttatttctttatcaattttttttttaaatataatataaaattaaaagatTTATAGTTAAAGCCGTTGGATCTTTCACTTCCCACCTCGGAATCTCTCTAAAGCTCTAACAGCCACAACCAGAGAAACAATGGCTGTGGCTTGGGCTCTTCTTGCTCCGCCTCTCAATTCTCCGTCCTACTCCCCACTTTCGATCCGACCCACCTCCACAAGTTCCAAATCCAAATTAATTTTCACGAATCGCACAAAGGGCAGTAAACGTAGACGAGCAACCGTACTCATAACCAACGCCTCGGCGAACAAAAACGACAATGATAAAGACAAAGACTCTGATTCACCGGCCTTCAACCCTTTTGGATTCGTTACTGATAATCCCTCGAGCCGGAGTGCCATTCAGATCGAGGAGAGCCCTGCAGAGGCTGGCAATGTCGGCCAAATGCTCTATGTAAGCTCAATTCTGTACTTGAACTTTATATTTGGCATAGACCCAGAAAAATTCGCATTGAATCTCATAATTATGAGTAAGAAATTGGGTGTTTTGATTTTTAGTTACACACCCCAAGATATGCTTTTTTTTTTGCTTACTGCGTTATGTGCTCAAATTCTAGAGGACAGAAGATAAAGGGAAGGAATATGGTTCCACAATCAAATCTGGGAAGTTGAGATGGTTTGTCAGAGAAACTGGTAAGAAATAAAGTATTGTCTTCCTTCTTGgaaacttttttaaaaaattgtcttgaatgtttaagtttttttaatatttttgttgtGAATTTTGATCAGGGTCGGTTGACAGCCGAAGAGGAACGATTGTCttccttcatggggctccaacaCAGTCCTTTAGCTACAGAAATGTCATGTCTCAGGTCTGATTCAATTTCATTTTGAACCCGCTGTGAAACATATCTTCATTCAGTGATGGTTTCTTTGGTTTAATGGTTTATTGAATTATTTTCTTGAGTAGTTGTCAGATCTAGGATTTCACTGCTTTGCACCTGATTGGATAGGATTTGGTTTCAGTGACAAGCCACAGCCGGGTTATGGATTTGATTACACAGGTTATATTAACGTTAGTGAAAGCATTACTAGATTACGTATATCAATATTCTTGCTTTGGAAGGGAAATTGTGCTAATCTTATGTACTTCATAACAGTTTAAACTTATGTACTTTCACAGAGAAAGAGTTCCATGATGGACTTGACAATTTGCTTGATGTACTCGGTGTCAAATCTCCTTTCTATCTAGTTGTTCAGGTTTGTATACACCATAATAGAACAAACTATAGCAATATGTAGAAGTTGTTTTAGTGTTAAGTTGTGTGTGAATTGTGTGcaaaatgttatccagatttaaTTTGTTAAATTAAAAGGAATTGACTTTGAATGTTGGTTGGATTTTAAGTTAGTTAAATATTAGCAGTTTTCTCCAAGTATAAACACTATAAACCACATTATCTAATTAGCTATTGTGCTTTCTTTGAAGGGATTTCTTGTTGGTTCATACGGATTGACATGGGCCTTGAAAAACCAAAGCAGAATATCAAAGCTGGCGATTTTGAATAGTCCATTGACTGCTTCATCTCCTGTTCCAGGATTGTTCCAGCAACTAAGGttaataaacaagaaaatatcatCTTTTTTAATCATACAAATAAAGGCTGCATTCTTTCCTCACTTCTACTCTA
This genomic interval from Humulus lupulus chromosome 8, drHumLupu1.1, whole genome shotgun sequence contains the following:
- the LOC133796419 gene encoding uncharacterized protein LOC133796419; the encoded protein is MAVAWALLAPPLNSPSYSPLSIRPTSTSSKSKLIFTNRTKGSKRRRATVLITNASANKNDNDKDKDSDSPAFNPFGFVTDNPSSRSAIQIEESPAEAGNVGQMLYRTEDKGKEYGSTIKSGKLRWFVRETGSVDSRRGTIVFLHGAPTQSFSYRNVMSQLSDLGFHCFAPDWIGFGFSDKPQPGYGFDYTEKEFHDGLDNLLDVLGVKSPFYLVVQGFLVGSYGLTWALKNQSRISKLAILNSPLTASSPVPGLFQQLRIPFFGEFTCQNAIMAERFIEAGSAYVLKLEKADVYRLPYLSSGGPGFALLEAARKANFKNILTQIADGFASGSWDAPILVAWGISDKYLPQSIAEEFQKRNPSVRLKLIEGAGHMPQEDWPEKVVDALRSFF